In Halogeometricum sp. S1BR25-6, a single genomic region encodes these proteins:
- a CDS encoding 50S ribosomal protein L39e, producing MSKKSKAKKKRLAKLERQNSRVPAWVMMKTDMEVTRNPKRRNWRRSNTDE from the coding sequence ATGAGCAAGAAATCCAAGGCCAAGAAGAAGCGCCTGGCCAAACTGGAGCGTCAGAACAGCCGCGTTCCCGCGTGGGTCATGATGAAGACGGACATGGAAGTCACGCGAAACCCGAAGCGCCGCAACTGGCGGCGGAGCAACACGGACGAGTAA
- a CDS encoding 50S ribosomal protein L31e, whose translation MSASDFEERVITVPLRDVKAVPAHERAGRAMKIIREHLAKHFSVDTEEVRLDPAVNETVWATGRQQPPSKLRVRAARFDEDGERVVEAEPAE comes from the coding sequence ATGAGCGCAAGCGACTTCGAGGAGCGCGTCATCACGGTTCCGCTCCGAGACGTGAAAGCCGTTCCCGCGCACGAGCGTGCGGGCCGCGCGATGAAGATTATCCGCGAGCACCTCGCGAAGCACTTCTCGGTCGACACCGAGGAGGTCCGCCTCGACCCCGCCGTCAACGAGACGGTGTGGGCGACGGGCCGACAGCAGCCCCCGAGCAAACTGCGCGTCCGCGCCGCTCGGTTCGACGAGGACGGCGAGCGAGTCGTCGAGGCCGAGCCGGCCGAATAG
- a CDS encoding translation initiation factor IF-6 has product MLRTSFAGSGYVGVFACATDDVLLVRPDAEDDVVGPIADELGVPAVRTTVGGSGTVGALATGNANGVLVSGRATEREKETIEDAAGVPVSELPGRINAAGNVVLANDAGAYVHPDFSEEALSAVEDALDVPAERGDLADVRTVGTAAVATNDGVLCHPKSREPELEALEELLDVRADIGTVNYGAPLVGSGLVATESGYVVGEETTGPELGRIEETLGYLD; this is encoded by the coding sequence GTGCTCCGCACCTCCTTCGCTGGCTCGGGGTACGTCGGCGTCTTCGCCTGCGCGACCGACGACGTGCTGTTGGTCCGCCCGGACGCCGAGGACGACGTCGTCGGCCCGATAGCGGACGAACTCGGCGTGCCCGCGGTGCGGACAACCGTCGGCGGGTCGGGGACCGTCGGCGCCCTCGCGACGGGCAACGCCAACGGCGTCCTCGTCTCCGGGCGCGCGACCGAGCGAGAGAAGGAGACCATCGAGGACGCCGCGGGCGTCCCCGTCTCGGAACTCCCCGGCCGCATCAACGCCGCCGGGAACGTGGTCCTGGCGAACGACGCGGGCGCGTACGTCCACCCGGACTTCTCCGAGGAGGCGCTGTCCGCCGTCGAGGACGCCCTCGACGTCCCGGCCGAACGCGGCGACCTCGCGGACGTCCGAACGGTCGGCACCGCCGCCGTGGCGACGAACGACGGAGTGCTCTGTCACCCCAAGTCCCGCGAACCCGAGTTGGAGGCGCTCGAAGAGCTCCTCGACGTGCGCGCCGACATCGGGACGGTCAACTACGGCGCGCCGCTCGTCGGCTCCGGGCTGGTCGCCACCGAATCCGGCTACGTCGTCGGCGAAGAGACGACCGGGCCGGAACTCGGCCGCATCGAAGAGACGCTCGGCTACCTCGACTGA
- the rpl18a gene encoding 50S ribosomal protein L18Ae: protein MSQFTVSGQFQSRDGHSKFETVVDAPNENVARDRVFSNIGSQHGLKRPQIEISEVSEQ from the coding sequence ATGAGCCAATTCACGGTGAGCGGCCAGTTCCAGAGCCGGGACGGCCACAGCAAGTTCGAGACAGTCGTCGACGCGCCGAACGAAAACGTCGCCCGCGACCGCGTCTTCTCGAACATCGGGAGCCAGCACGGACTCAAGCGTCCCCAGATCGAGATTTCGGAGGTGTCCGAACAATGA
- the pfdA gene encoding prefoldin subunit alpha, which yields MGGGGQQQLQQLSQELQAIDEEIEELETDVADLEQEKEEIDEAVEAIETLESGSTVQVPLGGGAYLRAEVQDIDEVIVDLGGNYAAEQEQNDAIEALRVKQDSLDERIAEVRGEIEDLEEESSELEQQAQQMQQQMQQQQMQQMQGMQGDEDGE from the coding sequence ATGGGCGGCGGCGGACAACAGCAGCTCCAGCAGCTCTCCCAGGAGCTTCAGGCGATCGACGAGGAGATCGAAGAGCTCGAAACCGACGTCGCGGACCTCGAACAGGAGAAAGAGGAGATAGACGAGGCCGTTGAGGCCATCGAGACGCTGGAGTCGGGGTCGACGGTGCAGGTGCCCCTCGGCGGCGGCGCCTACCTCCGCGCGGAAGTGCAGGACATCGACGAGGTCATCGTCGACCTCGGCGGCAACTACGCGGCCGAGCAGGAGCAGAACGACGCTATCGAGGCCCTGCGCGTGAAGCAGGACTCCCTCGACGAGCGCATCGCCGAAGTCCGCGGCGAGATCGAGGACCTCGAAGAGGAGAGCTCCGAACTCGAACAGCAGGCCCAGCAGATGCAGCAGCAGATGCAGCAACAGCAGATGCAGCAGATGCAGGGAATGCAGGGCGACGAAGACGGCGAGTAA